A genomic window from Serratia liquefaciens includes:
- a CDS encoding DHA2 family efflux MFS transporter permease subunit: MSERSEILTDSGTPQLWRLLIGISIASFLGCIDFTIVNTAIPAIQRELATSLSRVQWVMTLFVMALCAFMVSAGRLADLYGRRRVLYCAMLTFAAASLGAGLSGSIELLNVWRFVQGAACAVLYTATTAIVADAWPPQQRGRAIGILLAVNGLGLAIGPVAGGLLVGSLGWRWVFLLNVPLIALSFAFCLGTVRESRAQQGTKLDVPGLVLLVIGVAGLLLAISQGSQWGWFSVKTGLTAALALAALGLLLPVERRAHSPLVPLALLLRPAFLRVCLMSALLAFFYCAAFFLMPIYLENTRHYQGTMLGLLLLPTTAVMAALSPWIGRWVDKSGPRAALLLGFIALAGSAALQSRFSVDSPLPLLLGAFALMGLGWGCILGPLVLATLNSVSESQSGGALGITWTLHNLGGAVGLAVATLIYPSYGYTPVMLLLLALSLFGCLLAAWRSH; the protein is encoded by the coding sequence ATGAGCGAACGCAGTGAAATTCTGACCGACAGCGGCACGCCCCAACTATGGCGTCTGCTGATTGGCATCAGTATCGCCAGCTTTTTGGGCTGTATCGATTTCACCATCGTCAATACCGCCATCCCCGCGATCCAGCGCGAGCTGGCAACCAGCCTGAGCCGCGTACAGTGGGTGATGACGTTGTTCGTGATGGCACTGTGCGCCTTTATGGTCAGCGCCGGACGGCTGGCGGATCTGTATGGCCGTCGTCGGGTGTTGTACTGCGCAATGCTGACGTTCGCCGCCGCGTCGTTGGGCGCCGGGCTCTCAGGCAGTATTGAGCTGCTCAACGTATGGCGCTTTGTGCAGGGTGCCGCCTGTGCGGTGCTGTACACCGCCACCACGGCCATTGTCGCCGATGCCTGGCCGCCGCAGCAGCGCGGTCGTGCAATCGGTATTTTACTGGCGGTCAACGGCCTGGGTCTGGCGATCGGCCCGGTGGCCGGCGGCCTGCTGGTCGGTTCTCTGGGCTGGCGCTGGGTATTTTTGTTGAACGTGCCGCTGATTGCGCTGAGCTTCGCCTTTTGTTTGGGAACCGTTCGAGAGTCTCGCGCCCAACAAGGCACTAAACTGGATGTCCCCGGTTTAGTGCTGTTGGTGATCGGCGTTGCCGGGCTGCTACTGGCCATCAGTCAGGGCAGCCAATGGGGATGGTTTAGCGTGAAAACCGGGTTAACGGCTGCACTGGCGCTCGCCGCGCTCGGCCTGCTGCTACCGGTTGAACGACGGGCACACTCGCCGCTGGTACCGCTGGCGTTGCTGCTGCGTCCCGCCTTTTTACGCGTTTGTCTGATGAGCGCGCTATTGGCCTTTTTCTACTGTGCCGCTTTCTTTCTCATGCCGATTTACCTGGAAAATACCCGCCACTACCAGGGAACAATGCTGGGGCTATTGTTGTTACCGACCACCGCGGTCATGGCAGCCCTCTCGCCCTGGATCGGCAGATGGGTGGATAAATCCGGCCCGCGCGCGGCGCTGCTCCTGGGTTTTATCGCCCTTGCCGGCTCTGCGGCCCTGCAAAGCCGATTTAGCGTCGACAGCCCGCTGCCGCTGCTGCTCGGGGCCTTCGCCCTGATGGGGCTGGGCTGGGGCTGCATTCTCGGCCCGCTGGTGTTGGCGACGCTCAACAGCGTCAGCGAGTCGCAAAGCGGCGGCGCGTTAGGCATTACCTGGACACTGCACAATCTCGGCGGTGCCGTTGGCCTGGCGGTGGCGACCCTGATTTACCCGAGCTATGGCTACACGCCGGTGATGCTGCTGCTGTTGGCGCTGTCACTGTTCGGGTGCCTGCTTGCCGCCTGGCGCAGCCACTAG
- a CDS encoding LysR family transcriptional regulator, with the protein MISSERLHAIRAFVQAVQAGGFSRAAEQLGLSRSTVGKAVARLEQRLQVRLFQRTTRSLSLTDEGQLFYDDCLKALAALEAAENQLAVRAQTPEGRLRVSLPVLFGQKWVMPPLLALADRYPKLHIEALFSNRAADLAEEGIDLAVRIGSPGDAAAITARQLGEQRQILCAAPGYLTRQGEPAAVAALLQHQAIGLLRDGRSQPWHLLDEQGKAQRLSPPARLRLGNMEAVLGAACAGQGIAMLPRWLVHDALTAGTLREILPGSCGAGLAINVVWLKGTGVPLRVRVAIDALLAAFTPKAPWQ; encoded by the coding sequence ATGATTTCCAGCGAAAGATTACATGCAATCCGCGCCTTTGTGCAGGCGGTGCAGGCCGGTGGTTTTAGCCGTGCCGCCGAGCAACTGGGCCTTTCGCGTTCAACGGTGGGTAAAGCCGTGGCTCGGCTGGAACAGCGGCTGCAGGTGCGGTTGTTCCAACGCACTACGCGCAGCCTGTCGCTGACCGATGAAGGGCAGTTGTTCTACGACGATTGCCTGAAGGCGCTGGCGGCGCTGGAAGCGGCGGAAAACCAGCTGGCGGTTCGGGCCCAAACGCCGGAGGGACGACTGCGGGTATCGCTGCCGGTGCTGTTCGGCCAAAAGTGGGTGATGCCACCGCTGCTGGCGTTGGCGGACCGTTACCCGAAGTTGCACATCGAAGCGCTGTTTTCCAACCGTGCGGCAGATCTGGCGGAAGAGGGGATCGATTTGGCAGTACGTATCGGTTCGCCCGGTGATGCTGCGGCCATCACCGCACGCCAGCTGGGGGAGCAGCGGCAAATACTCTGTGCTGCTCCGGGTTATCTTACGCGACAAGGTGAACCGGCTGCGGTAGCTGCGCTGTTGCAGCATCAGGCGATTGGCTTACTGCGTGATGGGCGTAGCCAGCCGTGGCATTTGCTGGACGAGCAGGGCAAGGCTCAGCGGCTGTCGCCACCGGCCCGTTTGAGATTGGGCAATATGGAGGCGGTGCTGGGGGCTGCCTGCGCCGGTCAGGGGATTGCCATGCTGCCGCGTTGGCTGGTGCATGATGCGCTGACGGCCGGGACGTTGCGTGAGATTTTACCCGGCAGCTGCGGTGCGGGGCTGGCGATTAACGTGGTCTGGCTAAAAGGGACCGGCGTGCCGTTACGGGTGAGGGTCGCCATTGATGCCCTGCTGGCGGCCTTCACTCCCAAAGCGCCATGGCAGTGA
- a CDS encoding LysE family translocator encodes MIDVSTILLFSGACLALAVTPGPDMLLIASRSVSQGRRAGFASLAGIQLGTYCHALAAALGMSQLFVAVPLAYDAVRMLGAAYLLYLAWKTLRSGSSLQASSGLAAVPATRIFRQGLLTNILNPKMALFVLALFPQFIDPHAGSLVVQMLLLATVLNLVGLVINGGLILAVSSMKNRFVGRRFSARWPNYLLSGVFAGLACKLIFDSRK; translated from the coding sequence ATGATTGATGTTTCTACCATTTTGCTGTTTTCCGGTGCCTGTCTGGCGCTGGCTGTCACCCCAGGGCCGGATATGTTGCTGATTGCTTCACGCAGCGTTAGCCAGGGGCGCCGTGCCGGTTTTGCGTCACTGGCGGGGATCCAGCTCGGTACCTATTGCCACGCGCTGGCGGCGGCATTGGGTATGTCGCAGCTGTTTGTTGCCGTTCCGTTGGCCTATGATGCGGTGCGCATGTTAGGTGCGGCTTACTTACTGTATCTGGCGTGGAAAACGCTGCGTTCCGGCAGCAGTTTGCAGGCTTCTTCGGGTTTGGCGGCGGTACCGGCCACGCGCATTTTCCGACAGGGGCTGCTCACCAATATTCTTAATCCCAAAATGGCGCTGTTTGTTTTGGCGCTGTTCCCGCAGTTTATCGATCCGCATGCCGGTTCGCTGGTGGTACAAATGCTGCTGTTGGCGACGGTACTGAATCTGGTGGGGTTGGTGATTAACGGCGGGTTGATCCTGGCGGTCAGCAGCATGAAAAACCGTTTTGTCGGCCGCCGCTTCAGTGCGCGCTGGCCGAATTACCTGCTGAGTGGGGTGTTCGCCGGGCTGGCTTGCAAGCTGATTTTTGACAGCCGTAAATAG
- the ybiB gene encoding DNA-binding protein YbiB, whose product MDYTKIIKEIGRGKNHARDLDRETAFQLYQKMLAGEVGELALGGILIALRIKGEAEEEMLGFYQAMQQQVMRLQAPQGRPMPVVLPSYNGARKQANLTPLLALLLTRVGLPVVVHGVLDDSTRVTSAETFQALGLPWSQDAAHAQQRLDNGETVFIPVSALSAPLDLQLGLRWRMGVRNSAHTLAKLATPFGEQDVLRIASVSHPEYVGRVASFFRQIGARGLLMHGTEGEAYANPQRCPQIHYIVNGEQQVLLERPEQDPTPELPAAKDAETTARWTERCLAGEVAIPLAIQRQIACCLLAAGEVDTLEQGLERLRSA is encoded by the coding sequence ATGGATTACACCAAAATTATCAAAGAAATCGGCCGTGGCAAAAACCATGCGCGCGATCTGGATCGGGAAACCGCTTTCCAGCTCTATCAAAAGATGCTGGCCGGTGAGGTGGGCGAGCTGGCGTTGGGCGGTATTCTGATCGCCCTGCGGATTAAAGGCGAAGCCGAAGAGGAAATGCTTGGTTTTTATCAGGCGATGCAGCAACAGGTGATGCGTTTGCAGGCGCCACAGGGACGACCGATGCCGGTGGTGCTGCCAAGCTATAACGGCGCACGCAAGCAGGCGAACCTGACACCGCTGTTGGCGTTGTTGCTGACGCGCGTCGGGTTGCCGGTAGTGGTGCACGGCGTACTGGACGACAGTACCCGGGTCACCAGCGCGGAAACTTTTCAGGCGCTGGGCCTGCCCTGGTCGCAAGACGCTGCCCATGCTCAACAGCGTTTGGATAACGGCGAAACGGTGTTTATCCCGGTCTCGGCGCTGTCAGCCCCTCTGGATCTGCAACTTGGCCTGCGCTGGCGCATGGGGGTACGTAACAGCGCCCATACGCTGGCCAAACTGGCAACGCCGTTTGGTGAACAGGATGTGTTGCGCATCGCCAGCGTGTCGCATCCGGAGTATGTCGGTCGGGTGGCTTCTTTCTTCCGCCAAATCGGCGCCCGTGGCTTGCTGATGCACGGTACCGAAGGGGAGGCGTACGCCAATCCTCAGCGCTGCCCGCAGATCCATTACATCGTTAACGGCGAGCAGCAAGTGTTGCTGGAGCGTCCGGAGCAGGATCCCACGCCGGAGCTGCCGGCGGCCAAGGATGCGGAAACCACCGCGCGTTGGACTGAGCGTTGCCTGGCGGGAGAGGTGGCAATCCCGCTGGCGATCCAACGTCAGATTGCCTGCTGCCTGTTGGCAGCCGGTGAAGTCGACACCCTGGAACAGGGACTTGAACGTTTACGCAGCGCGTAA
- the bhsA gene encoding multiple stress resistance protein BhsA codes for MKNIKTFAAVIALSAVSFTSFAADYVSAQDAIQFEKAGVISASGATDLSSLKAQLSAKADAAGAKAFTITSAGGNNLMHGTAVIYK; via the coding sequence ATGAAAAACATCAAAACTTTTGCTGCTGTTATCGCTCTGAGCGCCGTCTCTTTCACTTCTTTTGCTGCCGACTACGTCAGCGCACAAGATGCCATCCAGTTTGAGAAAGCCGGTGTGATTTCTGCCAGCGGCGCTACCGACCTGAGCAGCCTGAAAGCGCAACTGTCCGCCAAAGCCGATGCGGCCGGTGCCAAAGCTTTCACCATTACCTCCGCCGGCGGCAACAACCTGATGCACGGCACCGCGGTAATCTACAAGTAA
- the rlmF gene encoding 23S rRNA (adenine(1618)-N(6))-methyltransferase RlmF yields the protein MEKKKTFPQQKSGLHPRNRHRSRYDFPALIASCPALEPFVKPNAWGDISVDFADPAAVKMLNRALLQHFYGIEHWDIPADYLCPPIPGRADYLHHLADLLATSNGGEIPRGKGVAILDVGIGANCIYPIVGLREYGWRFTGSEIDPVSLNSAKMIVEMNPTLRNSVRLRLQKQPEFIFNGIIGVAEKFDATLCNPPFHGSEQESQASTRRKLHKLGKGEVADKPVQNFGGKNNELWCEGGEEAFVRKMVEESVSKAQNCLWFTSLISKNTTLPSIYHALKLAGAAEVRTIEMAQGQKISRFVAWTFHDAEQQAAWAAERWH from the coding sequence GTGGAAAAAAAGAAAACCTTCCCGCAGCAGAAAAGCGGCCTGCACCCGCGTAACCGTCATCGCTCACGCTATGATTTCCCGGCGCTGATCGCCAGTTGCCCTGCGCTGGAGCCGTTCGTCAAGCCGAATGCCTGGGGCGATATTTCGGTAGATTTTGCCGATCCGGCGGCGGTTAAAATGCTCAACCGTGCGTTGCTGCAACATTTTTATGGTATCGAACATTGGGATATTCCCGCCGACTACCTGTGCCCGCCGATCCCAGGGCGCGCCGACTATTTGCATCACCTGGCCGACTTGTTGGCAACCAGCAACGGCGGCGAGATACCCCGGGGCAAAGGCGTGGCAATCCTCGACGTGGGCATTGGCGCCAACTGCATTTATCCGATCGTCGGCCTGCGTGAATACGGCTGGCGCTTTACCGGTTCGGAGATCGACCCGGTGTCGCTCAATTCGGCCAAAATGATTGTCGAGATGAACCCGACGCTGAGAAACAGCGTGCGGTTACGTCTGCAAAAACAGCCTGAGTTTATCTTTAACGGCATCATTGGCGTGGCGGAGAAGTTCGATGCCACGTTGTGTAACCCACCGTTCCACGGTTCCGAGCAGGAATCACAGGCCAGTACTCGCCGCAAACTGCATAAGCTGGGCAAGGGTGAGGTGGCGGATAAGCCAGTACAGAACTTTGGCGGCAAAAATAACGAGCTGTGGTGTGAGGGCGGTGAAGAAGCCTTCGTGCGTAAAATGGTAGAGGAAAGCGTGAGTAAGGCGCAAAACTGCCTGTGGTTCACCTCGCTTATCTCCAAGAACACCACTTTGCCGTCGATTTACCACGCGTTGAAGCTGGCGGGGGCTGCCGAAGTGCGCACCATTGAGATGGCGCAGGGGCAAAAGATCAGCCGTTTTGTAGCCTGGACCTTCCACGACGCGGAACAGCAGGCTGCCTGGGCGGCAGAACGTTGGCATTAA
- a CDS encoding M3 family metallopeptidase — translation MQQALDYFNQLNQDYLEVHRTKEDLFWQNYMGIGGEGVSVRFSAAESAYKRFIAEPRRLAEIRQLLAGLEALPQDAQRDALQHGLNGWLRFFDCNAIEDAEAQTLLDQIISAEADLYTRRKANPVSHLNAAGQRVNASLGELLTNQATNENEEYRRSSQNALRELEQWLLHNGLPELISLRNRFARQMGFRNYFDYKVNKTERMTPEQLFAILDRFEQQTREANSRSLQQLAAEKGEQALEPWNVRFASAGDVTRQLDPYFPFAQSLERWINSFKRLHIGFRGAQMDLDLLVREGKYENGFMHGPVPPFIQQGKWLPARINFTSLAQPDQVGSGAHGLNTLFHEGGHAAHFANICQNAPCFSQEFPPTSMAYAETQSMFCDSLLDDADWLKRYAKNAVGEPVPDSLIEASLAARQPMRAFNERHILLVPYFEWALYQWDDEQRTPEAITALAREVEQKILGISGSPRPTLAIPHLLSLESACSYQGYLLALMAVEQTRHFFLQRDGYLTDNPAIGPDLARHYWLPGNGVSHDDTLRSLTGEGFNPDYLAQACNQTVAQAWQAAQQTIAAAVARPQPAADFDLAAHIRVVDGDRVLADNAAGDEKMCRDFAAAINARLS, via the coding sequence ATGCAACAGGCTCTCGATTACTTCAATCAATTGAATCAGGACTATCTTGAGGTGCACCGCACCAAAGAAGATTTGTTTTGGCAGAACTATATGGGCATTGGTGGTGAGGGCGTTTCGGTCCGCTTCTCGGCGGCGGAAAGCGCCTATAAACGTTTTATTGCCGAGCCGCGTCGCTTGGCGGAGATCCGTCAATTGCTGGCCGGGCTGGAGGCCCTGCCGCAGGATGCTCAGCGAGATGCGCTGCAGCACGGGCTGAACGGTTGGTTGCGCTTCTTTGATTGCAACGCGATTGAAGATGCCGAAGCTCAAACGCTGTTGGATCAAATCATCAGCGCAGAGGCGGATCTTTATACCCGCCGCAAGGCTAACCCGGTCAGCCACCTGAATGCCGCCGGGCAGCGGGTAAATGCCTCGCTCGGCGAGCTATTGACCAATCAGGCGACCAATGAAAATGAAGAGTATCGCCGCAGCTCGCAGAATGCGTTGCGTGAACTGGAGCAGTGGCTGTTGCATAACGGCCTGCCGGAGCTGATTAGCCTGCGGAACCGTTTTGCTCGCCAGATGGGTTTTCGTAACTATTTTGACTACAAGGTGAACAAAACCGAGCGTATGACGCCGGAACAGCTGTTCGCCATCCTTGATCGTTTCGAGCAGCAAACTCGCGAAGCCAATTCACGCAGCCTGCAGCAGCTGGCTGCGGAGAAAGGCGAACAGGCGCTGGAGCCCTGGAACGTGCGTTTTGCCAGCGCCGGTGATGTGACCCGCCAACTGGATCCATACTTCCCGTTTGCACAGTCGCTGGAGCGTTGGATCAACAGCTTTAAACGGTTGCATATCGGGTTTCGCGGTGCGCAGATGGATCTTGATCTGCTGGTGCGCGAGGGCAAGTATGAAAACGGGTTTATGCATGGGCCAGTGCCGCCGTTTATCCAGCAGGGTAAATGGCTACCGGCACGCATTAACTTTACCAGCCTGGCGCAGCCGGATCAGGTCGGCAGCGGGGCTCATGGTTTAAATACCTTGTTCCACGAAGGCGGTCACGCCGCGCACTTTGCCAATATTTGCCAGAATGCGCCCTGTTTTTCGCAGGAATTCCCACCGACGTCCATGGCCTACGCCGAAACCCAGTCGATGTTCTGTGACAGCCTGCTGGACGACGCCGATTGGTTGAAACGCTATGCGAAAAACGCGGTCGGCGAGCCGGTGCCGGATAGCTTGATTGAGGCCAGCCTTGCTGCGCGTCAGCCGATGCGTGCGTTCAACGAACGTCATATTTTGCTGGTGCCTTACTTTGAGTGGGCGTTGTATCAGTGGGATGACGAACAGCGCACCCCGGAAGCGATAACCGCACTGGCTCGTGAAGTTGAGCAAAAAATATTGGGCATCAGCGGCAGCCCGCGGCCGACGCTGGCAATCCCGCATTTGCTGTCGCTGGAATCGGCCTGTTCGTATCAGGGTTATCTGCTGGCGCTGATGGCGGTTGAGCAGACGCGACACTTCTTCTTGCAGCGCGACGGTTACCTTACCGATAACCCGGCAATTGGTCCGGATCTGGCGCGTCATTACTGGCTGCCGGGTAACGGTGTCAGCCACGACGACACGTTGCGCAGCTTGACCGGTGAAGGTTTCAACCCGGACTATCTGGCGCAGGCTTGCAACCAGACCGTGGCGCAGGCCTGGCAGGCTGCGCAGCAAACCATAGCGGCTGCGGTTGCCCGGCCACAGCCGGCGGCAGACTTCGATTTGGCGGCACATATCCGCGTGGTGGATGGCGATCGCGTGTTGGCCGATAACGCAGCAGGCGATGAAAAGATGTGCCGCGATTTCGCTGCGGCGATTAATGCGCGCCTGAGTTAA
- a CDS encoding MFS transporter yields MEQSLTQGNRRLVGLPVLLLGGFVTVFDLFVVNVAAPVIQQQFSADFAGVGLIIAGYELAFGVLLIAGGRLGDRFGRQRMFSLGMLGFTLTSALCGMATSLSMLIVARFLQGAAAALLFPQIYALMRVLYSPHQRRRAFAWLGMTLGLAAISGQIFGGFIIEADIFGSGWRMIFLINLPVGVLAILAARRIPESRLEQAQQLDGMGLLLAAAGLLLLLVPLLEGPSRGWPWWVLPALACGLGMLWAFIRWERRLAQRSGDAVLDPALLRQGSFAPGVAVVLAIYSTASSFFLCFALLLQAGIGLTPFQAGSLFAPASAAFMLASFLAPGLVQRWGNGVLALGVAVYAAGMALLVVQVQWGAALQQPLWLLPGLVILGFGQALSMTPLLNLVLGLAKEQQAGMAAGVISTVQQVGGALGIAASGAFFVPLLAGGAGAERYGQAFAGAMVYNLLAMAVAFGLLRWIIQKQRKLDRHPG; encoded by the coding sequence ATGGAACAGTCATTAACACAAGGTAATCGTCGTCTGGTGGGGTTGCCGGTGTTGCTGTTAGGCGGTTTTGTGACGGTGTTTGACCTGTTTGTGGTGAACGTCGCGGCGCCGGTGATCCAGCAGCAGTTCTCGGCCGACTTTGCCGGCGTGGGGTTGATCATTGCCGGATATGAGTTGGCATTCGGCGTGTTGTTGATTGCCGGTGGACGTCTTGGCGATCGCTTCGGGCGACAGCGTATGTTTAGCCTCGGCATGCTGGGGTTTACGCTGACGTCGGCGCTGTGCGGGATGGCCACGTCACTGAGCATGCTGATCGTTGCGCGTTTTCTTCAGGGCGCGGCGGCAGCACTGCTGTTTCCGCAGATATATGCGTTGATGCGCGTATTGTACAGTCCACATCAGCGGCGACGAGCCTTTGCCTGGCTGGGAATGACGCTGGGGCTGGCGGCGATTTCCGGCCAGATATTCGGCGGGTTTATTATTGAAGCCGACATTTTCGGCAGCGGCTGGCGCATGATTTTTCTGATCAATCTGCCGGTTGGCGTGCTGGCGATACTGGCGGCGCGTCGCATCCCCGAGTCACGTCTTGAACAAGCACAGCAGCTGGACGGCATGGGCTTGCTGTTGGCGGCGGCCGGTTTGCTGTTGCTGTTAGTCCCCTTGTTGGAAGGGCCGTCGCGCGGCTGGCCCTGGTGGGTGTTACCGGCGTTGGCTTGCGGACTTGGCATGCTGTGGGCTTTTATTCGCTGGGAGCGGCGTCTGGCGCAGCGTTCTGGGGATGCGGTCCTGGATCCTGCGCTGTTGCGGCAGGGCAGTTTTGCCCCTGGGGTGGCCGTGGTGTTGGCGATTTACTCGACCGCTTCTTCATTCTTTCTGTGTTTTGCCCTGCTGCTGCAAGCGGGAATAGGCCTGACGCCGTTTCAGGCCGGTAGCCTGTTTGCCCCCGCCAGCGCGGCATTTATGTTGGCCTCATTCCTGGCACCGGGGCTGGTGCAACGCTGGGGGAACGGCGTGCTGGCGCTGGGCGTAGCGGTCTATGCCGCTGGAATGGCGCTGCTGGTGGTGCAGGTGCAGTGGGGCGCGGCATTGCAGCAACCGCTGTGGTTGCTGCCGGGGTTGGTGATCCTGGGCTTCGGCCAGGCGCTGAGCATGACGCCTTTGCTTAATCTGGTGCTCGGGTTGGCGAAAGAACAGCAGGCCGGCATGGCCGCCGGAGTGATTTCTACCGTGCAGCAGGTGGGTGGTGCGTTGGGGATTGCCGCCAGCGGCGCGTTTTTTGTCCCCCTGCTGGCGGGCGGTGCTGGCGCAGAACGTTACGGACAGGCGTTTGCCGGCGCGATGGTTTACAACCTGCTGGCGATGGCCGTTGCCTTCGGCTTGCTGAGGTGGATCATCCAAAAACAGCGCAAACTGGACAGGCATCCAGGGTGA
- a CDS encoding helix-turn-helix transcriptional regulator → MPPRTLNRTRQDLADFLRQKREKLSPQAVGLPSGTRRRTPGLRREEVAALAGVGLTWYTWLEQGREINVSVDFLENLARVLKLDATGRYHLFLLAHQRPPVPVGHQWCQVSPLVRRLLDDLQLRPAYVMNLSWDIIAWNPAAERLFAIGDRPADQRNMLWMLFADPQLNQRLVEWQAQAPQILASFRRDYARAPQDATMQQRVQALEQVSPQFRQLWQQHDIHGRCQGERTFIVPGAGQVTFEHASFIVDEENHLRLVMYSALPQCPASAAFEAALQA, encoded by the coding sequence ATGCCGCCGCGTACCCTCAACCGAACCCGTCAGGATCTGGCGGACTTTCTGCGTCAAAAACGCGAGAAGCTGTCACCGCAGGCCGTCGGCCTGCCGAGCGGCACGCGACGTCGCACGCCGGGGCTGAGACGCGAAGAAGTCGCCGCGTTGGCAGGCGTAGGATTGACCTGGTACACCTGGCTGGAACAGGGGCGGGAAATCAACGTTTCGGTCGATTTTCTGGAAAATCTGGCGCGGGTATTAAAGCTGGATGCCACCGGGCGCTACCATCTGTTTTTGCTGGCGCATCAGCGCCCGCCGGTACCGGTCGGTCATCAGTGGTGTCAGGTTTCGCCGCTGGTGCGCCGCTTGCTGGACGATCTGCAGCTGCGCCCAGCTTACGTGATGAACCTGAGCTGGGACATCATCGCCTGGAACCCGGCGGCGGAACGGCTATTCGCGATTGGCGATCGCCCGGCGGATCAGCGCAATATGCTGTGGATGCTGTTTGCCGATCCCCAACTCAATCAACGGCTGGTGGAGTGGCAAGCGCAGGCACCGCAAATCCTCGCCAGCTTCCGCCGCGACTATGCGCGTGCGCCACAAGACGCCACCATGCAGCAGCGGGTGCAGGCGCTGGAGCAGGTTTCGCCTCAATTCCGTCAGCTGTGGCAGCAGCACGACATTCACGGCCGCTGCCAGGGAGAACGGACGTTCATTGTACCGGGAGCCGGTCAGGTGACCTTCGAACATGCGTCGTTTATTGTCGATGAAGAAAATCATTTGCGGCTGGTGATGTATAGCGCGCTGCCGCAATGCCCGGCCAGCGCGGCTTTTGAGGCCGCCTTGCAGGCGTAA
- a CDS encoding flavin reductase family protein produces MSSQPRYYYEPATGHGLPHDPLNAIIGPRPIGWISSVSATGQRNLAPYSFFNCFNYRPPIIGFASSGWKDSVANIVETGEFVWNLATRPLADAMNNSSASLARGEDEFAFAGVTPLPSRRVKAERVAESPVNFECRLSQCIQLQSAAEEKVDTWLVLGEVVAVHIDSSLLDQHGVYQTAAAEPILRAGGPTAYYGISEQHRFDLVRPDAQKR; encoded by the coding sequence ATGAGCAGTCAGCCCCGTTATTACTACGAACCCGCTACAGGCCATGGTCTGCCACACGATCCTCTGAACGCCATCATCGGCCCACGCCCCATCGGGTGGATCTCATCGGTCAGCGCGACCGGCCAGCGCAACCTGGCCCCCTACAGCTTTTTCAACTGCTTCAACTACCGCCCGCCGATCATCGGTTTCGCCAGCAGCGGTTGGAAAGACAGCGTGGCAAACATCGTCGAAACCGGGGAGTTTGTCTGGAATCTGGCGACGCGCCCGCTGGCCGATGCCATGAACAACAGCTCGGCCAGCCTGGCCCGCGGTGAAGATGAATTTGCCTTTGCCGGCGTGACACCGCTGCCCAGCCGTCGGGTGAAAGCGGAAAGGGTGGCGGAAAGCCCGGTGAACTTTGAATGCCGCCTGTCGCAGTGCATTCAGTTGCAAAGCGCCGCGGAGGAAAAGGTGGATACCTGGCTGGTGCTGGGGGAAGTGGTCGCGGTACATATCGATTCGTCGCTGCTGGACCAACACGGCGTTTATCAGACCGCAGCTGCCGAACCTATCCTGCGGGCCGGTGGGCCCACCGCCTACTATGGCATTTCGGAACAACACCGTTTCGATCTGGTTCGCCCGGATGCGCAAAAGCGATAA